The Candidatus Defluviibacterium haderslevense DNA window TCTTTAATGTGTTATTGCTTTTTTTTATCTCCAATATGAGCATTTGTATCCTTTCAGTGAGTTGTCCTTTAATCAATTCTGATTTTGGTTCATAGAATGATTCTATCGATAATTCAAATATGTGATGGTAATTCAGAAGGAATTCAATCGTTGGTTGTCTTTGACCTTTTTCATATCTGGAAATATTTGAGATTTCTTTAAGGCCAATTAGAAATCCCATATCGCTCTGTGTTAATGGCGATTTTTTACGATACATCCTTAAATAATTTGATGGAT harbors:
- a CDS encoding helix-turn-helix transcriptional regulator; this translates as MYRKKSPLTQSDMGFLIGLKEISNISRYEKGQRQPTIEFLLNYHHIFELSIESFYEPKSELIKGQLTERIQMLILEIKKSNNTLKNTPRIKFLEQIIIRLTNYINQ